The following are encoded in a window of Telmatobacter sp. DSM 110680 genomic DNA:
- a CDS encoding P1 family peptidase, protein MLTQPRFAVTQSRALISLLLVAALTVHAQSQKPVRARDLGVPFDGTPGQFNAITDVPGVEVGSTTLNRGEGKLKVGEGPVRTGVTVVLPRGPKSTDPVYAGWFSLNGNGEMTGTTWVEESGLLTGPVAITNTHSVGVVRDSVIAWALSNHLMKEDEWSLPVVAETWDGWLNDINGFHVKKDDVFAALDSAKSGTVAEGNTGGGTGMVCYGFKGGTGSASRVLSKEQGGYAVGVLVQCNCGRRPQLMIAGVPVGKEIPGDEPYANLTAPNLPGSEMKGDVGSIIIVIATDAPLLPHQLKRLARRASLGLARTGSISGNGSGDIFIAFSTANPHADDEPGPNNVKTVSNERISPLFEATVEATEEAIVNAMVGAKTMTGIDGHTVVALPHDKLQTVLKKYNR, encoded by the coding sequence ATGCTCACGCAGCCTCGATTTGCTGTTACGCAGTCCCGCGCCCTGATTTCATTGCTTCTCGTAGCAGCCCTAACTGTCCACGCACAATCTCAAAAGCCCGTTCGCGCCCGCGATCTTGGCGTTCCCTTCGACGGCACGCCGGGACAATTCAACGCCATTACCGACGTTCCCGGCGTCGAAGTCGGCTCTACTACGCTCAACCGCGGCGAAGGGAAGCTCAAAGTTGGCGAAGGTCCGGTTCGCACCGGTGTCACCGTCGTCCTGCCGCGTGGACCGAAGAGCACCGATCCGGTATACGCAGGCTGGTTCAGTCTCAATGGCAACGGCGAAATGACCGGCACTACATGGGTTGAAGAATCCGGACTTTTGACTGGTCCCGTAGCCATCACGAATACGCATAGCGTTGGCGTCGTGCGTGATTCTGTCATCGCCTGGGCTCTGAGCAACCATCTGATGAAAGAAGACGAGTGGTCCCTTCCAGTGGTCGCCGAAACCTGGGATGGCTGGCTCAACGACATCAACGGTTTTCACGTGAAGAAGGACGATGTCTTCGCCGCCCTCGACTCCGCCAAATCCGGCACAGTCGCTGAAGGCAATACCGGCGGCGGCACCGGCATGGTCTGCTACGGATTCAAAGGCGGCACCGGTAGCGCTTCTCGCGTTCTATCAAAAGAACAAGGTGGCTACGCCGTCGGCGTTCTTGTCCAATGCAACTGCGGCCGACGTCCACAGCTAATGATTGCCGGCGTCCCCGTGGGAAAAGAAATTCCCGGTGACGAACCCTACGCGAACCTCACAGCGCCAAATCTGCCCGGGAGCGAAATGAAGGGCGACGTCGGCTCCATCATCATTGTGATCGCCACGGATGCGCCGCTCCTGCCCCATCAACTCAAACGCCTCGCACGCCGCGCATCGCTGGGCCTTGCACGCACCGGGTCCATCTCCGGCAACGGCTCCGGCGATATTTTCATCGCCTTCTCCACGGCCAACCCGCATGCCGATGACGAACCGGGACCGAACAATGTGAAGACCGTTTCCAATGAACGCATCAGTCCGCTCTTTGAAGCCACCGTCGAAGCAACGGAAGAAGCCATCGTCAACGCCATGGTCGGTGCAAAGACTATGACTGGCATCGATGGCCATACGGTAGTGGCCCTGCCCCATGACAAATTGCAGACGGTACTGAAGAAATATAACCGCTGA